One segment of Pseudodesulfovibrio sp. 5S69 DNA contains the following:
- a CDS encoding PilZ domain-containing protein, with protein MFIAKKMKIVAALERGTGGNRPTHCKKRVKVAEKMSEVVKVCFDMNRESFQALQRLARGEGVDCSKLVSSIVEGCLKDFVSRDWTTNGKERRRYPRVDVSIPAISCVKFSDREMRSYPVMVDDISQGGLRISFKDVSPEMGDRLANSSFFEVFFTVPELSQTVSFYCKRLRHKFERDLTVVGVFEGDNAETASMMDIMLQHYVA; from the coding sequence ATGTTTATTGCAAAAAAAATGAAAATTGTTGCGGCATTGGAAAGGGGCACCGGGGGGAACCGTCCCACACACTGCAAGAAGAGAGTCAAGGTAGCGGAAAAGATGTCTGAAGTGGTGAAAGTGTGTTTCGACATGAATCGGGAGAGTTTCCAGGCACTCCAACGTTTGGCCCGTGGAGAAGGGGTGGATTGTTCCAAGCTTGTTTCAAGTATTGTGGAGGGATGCCTGAAGGACTTCGTCAGCAGAGATTGGACGACAAATGGGAAGGAACGGCGGCGGTATCCCAGAGTGGATGTGTCAATTCCCGCGATATCATGCGTAAAGTTTTCCGACAGGGAGATGCGCAGCTACCCGGTGATGGTTGACGACATCTCACAGGGCGGGTTGCGCATATCGTTCAAGGACGTTTCTCCGGAAATGGGAGACAGGTTGGCGAATTCATCATTTTTCGAGGTGTTTTTCACCGTGCCCGAATTGTCACAGACAGTGTCGTTCTACTGCAAGCGACTCCGGCATAAATTCGAGCGCGATTTGACCGTGGTCGGCGTATTCGAAGGGGATAACGCCGAGACTGCCTCCATGATGGATATTATGTTACAACATTACGTTGCATAG
- a CDS encoding CatB-related O-acetyltransferase, with the protein MSLPIFPRSGDKNTCNLREAVTKPNIEVGAYTYYHDFDDPLRFQDRNVLYHYPVNNDRLVIGKFCSIAHGAKFLFNGGNHRQAACANYPFAIFGEQWEHDLHIADSWDNKGDIIIGNDVWIGFEALVMAGVTIGDGARIGSRAIVTRDVPPYAVVAGAPARPVKKRFPDEDIALLEKVRWWDWPEERIRRDLNLLTGDVAALRQALGE; encoded by the coding sequence ATGAGCCTTCCGATATTCCCTCGGTCCGGGGACAAGAATACGTGCAACCTGCGGGAAGCGGTCACCAAGCCGAACATCGAGGTGGGCGCATACACCTACTACCACGATTTCGACGACCCGCTGCGGTTTCAGGACAGGAACGTCCTCTACCACTACCCCGTGAACAACGACAGGCTGGTCATCGGGAAATTCTGTTCCATAGCCCACGGGGCCAAATTCCTGTTCAACGGCGGCAACCACAGGCAGGCCGCCTGCGCCAACTACCCCTTTGCCATCTTCGGCGAGCAGTGGGAGCACGATCTGCACATTGCCGACAGTTGGGACAACAAGGGCGACATCATTATCGGCAACGACGTCTGGATCGGTTTCGAGGCGCTGGTCATGGCGGGCGTGACCATCGGCGACGGGGCCAGGATCGGCTCACGGGCCATCGTCACCCGTGATGTCCCGCCTTATGCCGTGGTCGCCGGGGCCCCTGCAAGGCCGGTCAAGAAACGGTTCCCGGACGAGGACATTGCGCTGCTGGAAAAAGTCCGCTGGTGGGACTGGCCGGAGGAGCGCATCCGGCGCGACCTGAACCTGCTGACGGGCGACGTGGCCGCCTTGCGGCAGGCCCTCGGCGAGTAG
- a CDS encoding quinone oxidoreductase family protein, with translation MFAVYCEKPDNENPLAALVVGERPEPVVPDGWVRVRVTHASLNRHDIFTLRGITGHDTPIPFPMILGNDASGVLDDGTPVAIYPLITGPDRTGDETLDPGWHVLSEKVQGTFADHVVVPGRNVLPLPDGLSPLHASVMGTAWLTAYRMLATKSGLRPGQTMLVQGATGGVSTALIQLGRASGMEVWATSRDARGLDLATGLGAHRGFLSGETLPRKVDAVFDSVGKATWAHSFSSVKRGGIVVTMGVTTGQNVAMDLLPVIVNQLTVAGTIMGTLEEMRDLLGLVVGASIVPAIGDVLPMERAEEGVRAMVEGRTRGKIVFTR, from the coding sequence ATGTTCGCAGTCTATTGTGAGAAACCCGACAACGAGAACCCGCTGGCGGCCCTGGTGGTCGGGGAGCGCCCCGAGCCCGTGGTGCCCGACGGCTGGGTCCGGGTGCGCGTGACCCACGCCAGCCTGAACCGTCACGACATCTTCACCCTGCGCGGCATCACAGGCCATGATACCCCCATCCCCTTTCCCATGATCCTGGGCAACGACGCCTCGGGCGTGCTGGACGACGGCACGCCGGTGGCGATCTATCCGCTGATCACCGGCCCGGACCGCACGGGCGACGAGACCCTGGACCCCGGATGGCACGTGCTCAGCGAAAAGGTGCAGGGCACCTTCGCCGACCACGTGGTCGTGCCCGGACGCAACGTCCTGCCCCTGCCCGACGGGCTGTCGCCGCTCCATGCCTCGGTCATGGGCACGGCCTGGCTCACGGCCTACCGCATGCTGGCGACCAAGTCCGGCCTGCGCCCCGGTCAGACCATGCTGGTTCAGGGAGCCACGGGCGGCGTGTCCACGGCCCTGATCCAGCTCGGCCGCGCCTCGGGCATGGAGGTATGGGCGACCAGCCGCGACGCCCGCGGTCTGGATCTGGCGACCGGGCTCGGAGCGCACCGGGGATTCCTGTCCGGCGAGACCCTGCCCCGCAAGGTGGATGCGGTCTTCGACAGCGTGGGCAAGGCCACCTGGGCGCATTCGTTCTCGTCGGTCAAGCGAGGCGGGATCGTGGTCACCATGGGCGTGACCACCGGGCAGAACGTGGCCATGGACCTGCTCCCGGTGATCGTCAACCAGTTGACCGTCGCCGGGACCATCATGGGCACCCTGGAGGAGATGCGCGACCTGCTCGGGCTGGTGGTGGGGGCGTCCATCGTCCCGGCCATCGGGGACGTGCTCCCCATGGAGCGGGCCGAAGAGGGCGTCAGGGCCATGGTCGAAGGGCGCACGCGAGGTAAGATCGTCTTCACGCGTTAG
- a CDS encoding helix-turn-helix transcriptional regulator codes for MNRIERLQGLILYLQSRRYATAADMADHFGLSVRTIYRDLKALGEVGVPILAESGVGYSLMKGYSLPPVNFTKAEAFALVTGGLLLQRHAAPDFRKHMETALQKIKAALPAADRAETDRIESSMASIAEAVIPEQADLSLIQRALGTRRVLRFLYQGYGKIEAEPREVEPRGLLYYLGRWHLIAWCRLRGGIRDFRTDRMRSLKILAQGFTPTEEFDPAAYVREHMPAPDLPVRVRFEADVLDRARREWWMGLLEERAEADGGELTLRTPDLETIASWLLSFGASATVLDPPLLRRMLAERAEAAAAHHRRAP; via the coding sequence GTGAATCGAATCGAGCGACTGCAGGGGTTGATCCTCTATCTCCAGTCCAGGCGCTATGCCACGGCGGCGGATATGGCCGACCACTTCGGCCTGAGCGTGCGGACCATCTACCGCGACCTCAAGGCCCTGGGTGAGGTGGGGGTGCCCATCCTGGCCGAGTCGGGTGTGGGCTATTCCCTGATGAAGGGCTACAGCCTGCCGCCCGTGAACTTCACCAAGGCCGAGGCCTTCGCCCTGGTCACCGGCGGGCTGCTCCTGCAGCGCCACGCGGCCCCGGACTTCCGCAAGCACATGGAAACGGCCCTGCAAAAGATCAAGGCCGCCCTGCCCGCCGCCGACCGGGCGGAAACGGACCGGATCGAGAGCAGCATGGCCAGCATCGCCGAAGCCGTCATCCCGGAGCAGGCCGACCTCTCGCTCATCCAGCGGGCTCTGGGAACGCGCCGGGTCTTGCGCTTCCTGTACCAGGGGTACGGCAAGATCGAGGCCGAACCGCGCGAGGTCGAGCCGCGCGGCCTGCTCTACTACCTCGGCCGCTGGCATCTCATCGCCTGGTGCCGGTTGCGCGGGGGAATCAGGGATTTCCGCACCGACCGGATGCGTAGCCTGAAAATCCTGGCCCAGGGGTTCACGCCAACCGAGGAGTTCGACCCGGCCGCCTATGTGCGCGAACACATGCCCGCCCCGGACCTGCCGGTGCGGGTCCGGTTCGAGGCGGATGTCCTGGACAGAGCCAGACGGGAGTGGTGGATGGGACTGCTTGAGGAGCGGGCCGAGGCCGACGGCGGCGAGCTGACCCTGCGCACCCCGGACCTCGAGACCATCGCCTCCTGGCTGCTCTCCTTCGGCGCTTCGGCCACCGTGCTCGACCCGCCCCTGCTCCGCCGGATGCTGGCCGAGCGGGCCGAGGCCGCGGCCGCCCATCACCGCCGCGCGCCCTGA
- a CDS encoding sigma-54-dependent transcriptional regulator, whose translation MGKILLIDDDPFQCAAVESIIKKMGYDCHCVYSGIEGLTLLKSSHFDIIFLDLNLHEGSGLSHIPRLTELDPDVDIVMLTGESDTDCISQAFAAGVKDYLVKPIKEDRFRQVIQNLLQQRTVQKEQTDSLDRDEIIGDSTALNQCLERLAISAKGTGNVLITGETGTGKELFARALHNNSDRKDKRYIVVDCTNLPSTLAESLLFGHAKGSFTGADQDRKGLFHLAHGGPLFLDEIGDLDLGIQKSLLRVLQEKTFRPLSSSKEVYSDFRLVAATNRNLEEMVARGEFRSDLYYRLQSFIIELPPLRERNGDIEMLTKHYLPTLCKENGMEEKEVDPQFIETLRLYDWPGNVRELVNVLHVSLQKARFSKYLNIYHLPQQMRMRRVFQDMGENDGQPQEVNVMPNLFSLPTTVEEFPIMKAARQEAVDAMEQAYLQRLVQLSDASISTACRLSGLSRARLYELLSKHNLSLKNN comes from the coding sequence GTGGGTAAGATACTGCTAATCGATGACGATCCGTTTCAGTGCGCCGCCGTTGAGTCCATCATCAAGAAGATGGGCTACGACTGCCATTGCGTGTATTCCGGGATAGAAGGGCTGACGCTCCTCAAAAGCAGCCATTTCGACATCATCTTTCTGGACCTCAACCTGCATGAGGGCAGCGGGCTGAGCCATATCCCTCGCCTGACCGAGCTTGATCCCGACGTGGACATTGTCATGCTCACCGGCGAATCGGACACCGACTGCATCTCCCAGGCCTTTGCCGCCGGGGTCAAAGACTACCTGGTCAAGCCCATCAAGGAAGACCGCTTCCGCCAGGTCATCCAGAACCTGTTACAGCAGAGGACCGTCCAGAAAGAGCAGACCGACTCCCTGGATCGCGACGAAATCATCGGCGACAGCACCGCCCTGAACCAGTGCCTCGAACGGCTGGCCATTTCCGCCAAGGGCACCGGCAACGTGCTCATCACCGGAGAGACGGGGACCGGCAAGGAGCTCTTCGCCCGTGCGCTGCACAACAATAGCGACCGCAAGGATAAGCGGTATATTGTGGTGGACTGCACCAACCTCCCCTCGACGCTGGCGGAAAGCCTGCTTTTCGGGCACGCCAAAGGGTCCTTTACCGGTGCGGACCAGGACCGCAAAGGGCTGTTTCACCTGGCCCACGGCGGCCCCCTGTTCCTCGACGAAATCGGCGACCTCGACCTGGGCATCCAGAAGTCCCTGCTCCGCGTCCTGCAGGAAAAGACCTTCCGCCCGCTCAGTTCAAGCAAGGAAGTATACAGTGATTTCAGGCTGGTGGCGGCCACCAACCGAAACCTTGAGGAGATGGTCGCCAGGGGCGAGTTCCGTAGCGACCTCTATTACCGACTCCAGAGCTTCATCATTGAGTTGCCGCCCCTGCGCGAGCGCAACGGCGACATCGAAATGCTGACCAAGCACTACCTGCCTACCCTCTGCAAGGAGAACGGCATGGAGGAGAAGGAGGTCGACCCCCAGTTCATCGAGACCCTGCGGCTCTACGACTGGCCCGGCAACGTTCGCGAACTGGTCAACGTTCTGCACGTCTCTCTTCAGAAGGCTCGCTTTTCCAAGTACCTGAATATTTATCACCTTCCTCAGCAAATGCGCATGCGTCGGGTGTTTCAGGACATGGGGGAAAACGACGGGCAGCCGCAGGAAGTCAACGTGATGCCGAACCTGTTCTCCCTGCCCACGACGGTCGAGGAGTTTCCAATCATGAAGGCGGCCCGGCAGGAGGCAGTGGATGCCATGGAACAGGCATATCTTCAGCGGCTGGTCCAGTTGAGCGACGCCTCCATTTCCACGGCCTGTAGGCTGTCCGGCCTTTCCCGTGCCCGCCTGTACGAGTTGCTGAGCAAGCACAATCTCTCTCTGAAAAACAACTGA
- a CDS encoding N-acyl amino acid synthase FeeM domain-containing protein: MDLQNGVERRRTLRIRRSSLVDSRLEGLDKPSIKIAETRDELEQAFRTVYSVYRSTKYITEDHPSEMSFSVHSLLPTTCAFIFKEYLKVISTMSYYADSETFGLPMDSLYKKELDVLRAQGRKIAELGALATPRRRRWSNLVVYLSKAMFNYGHQTGVDDMCIMVNPKHVRFYKEIFLFEDFGEERWYKGVGAPAVALRISFRDYDDAMLDAYGQSDFETDLHSFFTKVNNSIMDPHILYPVERKRPLSPENLCYFLEKRPEILDSLTKEQRNRFRLMYHDAFYALGLVQH; this comes from the coding sequence ATGGATTTGCAGAACGGAGTCGAACGTCGTAGAACCTTGCGCATCCGACGGTCTTCCCTGGTGGACAGCAGGCTGGAAGGTCTTGATAAGCCTAGCATAAAGATTGCCGAGACCAGGGACGAACTTGAGCAGGCATTTAGGACGGTCTATTCTGTCTACCGGTCAACCAAGTATATCACCGAGGATCATCCTTCGGAGATGTCTTTTAGTGTGCACAGCCTGCTCCCCACCACGTGTGCCTTTATTTTCAAGGAATATCTGAAGGTCATTTCGACAATGTCCTATTATGCCGACAGCGAGACCTTCGGCCTGCCCATGGATTCGTTGTACAAGAAGGAACTGGACGTTCTGCGTGCGCAGGGAAGAAAGATCGCGGAGCTCGGCGCACTGGCCACGCCTCGCCGGCGGCGGTGGTCCAACCTGGTCGTCTACCTGTCCAAGGCCATGTTCAACTACGGGCACCAGACCGGAGTGGACGACATGTGCATCATGGTCAATCCCAAACACGTCCGTTTCTACAAGGAAATTTTCCTGTTCGAGGACTTCGGCGAAGAGCGTTGGTACAAGGGCGTTGGCGCCCCGGCAGTGGCCTTGCGGATTTCGTTTCGTGATTATGACGACGCCATGCTCGATGCGTATGGCCAGTCCGATTTCGAAACGGACCTGCACAGCTTTTTCACCAAGGTCAACAACTCCATCATGGATCCCCATATCCTCTACCCTGTGGAAAGAAAAAGACCGCTGAGTCCGGAGAACTTGTGCTACTTCCTGGAGAAGCGTCCGGAAATTCTGGACTCGCTCACCAAGGAACAGCGCAACCGGTTCCGGCTCATGTACCACGACGCTTTTTATGCACTGGGCCTGGTGCAGCATTAA
- a CDS encoding ribonucleoside triphosphate reductase — protein MPSKILKRDGCIETWSTKRIGNAIFKALKGSGIKDPLLADRLAGKVEKKLKDVDIPEQEQVQDMVQEVLMEARLYKVAERYIIYREKRRELRSQDEAFLDIAKVTDGYLDNVDWRVNENSNMTHSFQGLILHMAGSVQARYMLEKYPEEVRLAHTHGYFHIHDLSFGLAGYCSGWSLRDLLLEGFNLRDRCSSTPAKHFDAACGQMVNFLGTLQNEWAGAQAFNNVDTYLAPFIRNDGLSYHDVKQQVQKLLHNLNATSRWGGQSPFTNFTLDFVPPAHIAKEAVIIGGQLQDSTYGEYAEEMAMFNRAFLEVMIEGDADGRIFSFPIPTYNVTKDFPWESEEGKLLLKMTAKYGAPYFQNFINSDLNPEDVRSMCCRLQMDLREIRKKTGGLFGAGDLTGSIGVVTLNLPKLAYLAHNEEDFMDLVTEYARLASESLEFKRKVVQKNLDAGMFPFSRRYLKNGFKGHFSTIGLIGGHEACMNLLHKGLETPSGSRLMQRVLNLLRRLVVQFQEETGNLYNLEATPGEGTCYRLAKIDKELYADIHTSGGETPYYTNSTLLPVGISSDVFFALEHQNELQTLYNGGTVFHTFLGEAAPNEESVKNFLLKAMSKTKIPYISVTPTFSVCEDHGYIYGEHFNCPTCDKETEVYTRVVGYYRPVGRWNKGKQEEYKDRIEYSRETFCQPA, from the coding sequence ATGCCCAGCAAAATACTCAAACGAGACGGTTGCATCGAAACCTGGTCCACCAAACGGATCGGCAACGCCATCTTCAAAGCCCTCAAAGGCAGCGGCATCAAGGACCCGCTGCTCGCCGACCGGCTGGCCGGAAAGGTGGAAAAGAAGCTCAAGGACGTGGACATCCCCGAGCAGGAACAGGTCCAGGACATGGTCCAGGAGGTCCTCATGGAGGCCCGCCTCTACAAGGTGGCCGAGCGGTACATCATCTACCGCGAGAAACGGCGCGAGCTGCGCTCCCAGGACGAGGCGTTCCTGGACATCGCCAAGGTCACCGACGGCTACCTGGACAACGTGGACTGGCGGGTCAACGAGAACTCGAACATGACCCACTCCTTCCAGGGGCTGATCCTGCACATGGCCGGTTCGGTGCAGGCCCGGTACATGCTCGAAAAGTACCCCGAGGAGGTCCGCCTGGCCCACACCCACGGCTACTTCCACATCCACGACCTGTCCTTCGGCCTGGCCGGATACTGCTCCGGCTGGTCACTGCGCGACCTGCTCCTCGAAGGGTTCAACCTGCGCGACCGCTGCTCGTCCACCCCGGCCAAGCACTTTGACGCGGCCTGCGGCCAGATGGTCAACTTCCTCGGCACCCTGCAGAACGAATGGGCCGGGGCCCAGGCCTTCAACAACGTGGACACCTACCTGGCTCCGTTCATCCGCAACGACGGGCTGAGCTACCACGACGTCAAGCAGCAGGTCCAAAAGCTGCTGCACAACCTCAACGCCACCTCGCGCTGGGGCGGACAGTCGCCGTTCACCAACTTCACCCTGGACTTCGTGCCGCCCGCGCACATCGCCAAGGAAGCGGTCATCATCGGCGGCCAGCTTCAGGACTCCACATACGGCGAGTACGCCGAAGAGATGGCCATGTTCAACCGGGCCTTCCTGGAGGTCATGATCGAAGGCGACGCGGACGGCCGCATCTTCTCCTTCCCCATCCCCACGTACAACGTGACCAAGGACTTCCCCTGGGAATCCGAGGAAGGCAAGTTGCTGCTCAAGATGACCGCCAAGTACGGCGCGCCCTACTTCCAGAACTTCATCAACTCCGACCTCAACCCCGAGGACGTGCGCTCCATGTGCTGCCGTCTGCAGATGGACCTGCGCGAGATCCGCAAGAAGACCGGCGGCCTGTTCGGCGCGGGCGACCTGACCGGGTCCATCGGCGTGGTCACCCTGAACCTGCCCAAGCTGGCCTACCTGGCCCACAACGAAGAGGACTTCATGGATCTGGTCACCGAGTACGCCCGGCTGGCCTCGGAGTCCCTGGAGTTCAAGCGCAAGGTGGTCCAGAAGAACCTGGACGCGGGCATGTTCCCGTTCTCCCGGCGCTATCTCAAGAACGGGTTCAAGGGCCACTTCTCGACCATCGGGCTCATCGGCGGCCACGAGGCGTGCATGAACCTGCTGCACAAGGGGCTCGAAACCCCGTCCGGCTCCCGGCTGATGCAGCGGGTGCTCAACCTCCTGCGCCGGCTGGTGGTCCAGTTCCAGGAGGAGACCGGCAACCTGTACAACCTCGAAGCCACGCCCGGCGAAGGCACCTGCTACCGGCTGGCCAAGATCGACAAGGAGTTGTACGCGGACATCCACACCTCCGGCGGCGAGACCCCGTACTACACCAACTCCACCCTGCTGCCCGTGGGCATCAGCTCGGACGTCTTCTTCGCCCTGGAACACCAGAACGAACTCCAGACGCTGTACAACGGGGGCACAGTCTTCCACACCTTCCTGGGCGAGGCCGCCCCGAACGAGGAGAGCGTGAAGAACTTCCTGCTCAAGGCCATGAGCAAGACCAAGATCCCGTACATCTCGGTCACCCCGACCTTCTCCGTGTGCGAGGACCACGGCTACATCTACGGCGAGCACTTCAACTGCCCGACCTGCGACAAGGAGACCGAGGTCTACACCCGCGTGGTCGGCTACTACCGCCCGGTGGGCCGCTGGAACAAGGGCAAGCAGGAGGAGTACAAGGACCGCATCGAATACTCCAGGGAAACCTTCTGCCAGCCCGCATAG
- a CDS encoding methylenetetrahydrofolate reductase — protein sequence MKIIDRLQDNGPSLSLEFFPPKEREQWPRFFSQVERLAGLDPLFASVTYGAGGSFRDNTLDIAAEMHKRFGLPVMSHLTCVGAEKRSIAEYVERLLDAGVRDVLALRGDMPGEDKDIWKDFRHASDLVEFVRQGWPEMGVATACYPDAHPESPSIDDDLRWTCHKFNAGSDFAVTQLFFDVRRYRDLVRRLETRGVTEPVLPGILPVLSMASLNRILALCGANIPLKLYLELQEADRAGGDDAVRRKGVEIARRQIRELLDLGAPGIHLYSLNNADICLDILAGLPELGG from the coding sequence ATGAAAATCATCGACCGCCTCCAGGACAACGGCCCGTCCCTTTCCCTCGAATTCTTCCCGCCCAAGGAGCGGGAGCAGTGGCCGCGATTCTTTTCCCAGGTGGAACGGCTGGCGGGGCTCGACCCGCTGTTCGCCTCCGTGACCTACGGGGCGGGCGGGTCGTTCCGGGACAACACCCTCGACATCGCCGCCGAGATGCATAAACGATTCGGGCTGCCGGTCATGTCGCACCTGACCTGCGTGGGCGCGGAGAAGCGGTCCATCGCCGAGTACGTCGAGCGCCTCCTGGACGCGGGTGTCCGCGACGTCCTGGCACTGCGCGGCGACATGCCGGGCGAGGACAAGGACATATGGAAGGATTTCCGCCACGCCTCGGACCTGGTGGAGTTCGTCCGGCAGGGCTGGCCGGAAATGGGCGTGGCCACGGCCTGCTACCCGGACGCCCACCCGGAATCCCCGTCCATCGACGACGACCTGCGCTGGACCTGCCACAAGTTCAACGCGGGTTCGGACTTCGCCGTGACCCAACTCTTCTTCGACGTGCGCCGCTACCGCGACCTGGTGCGTCGGCTGGAAACCCGGGGCGTGACCGAGCCGGTGCTTCCGGGCATCCTGCCGGTCCTGAGCATGGCGTCCCTGAACCGCATCCTGGCCCTGTGCGGGGCGAACATCCCGCTCAAGCTCTACCTGGAACTCCAGGAGGCAGACCGGGCCGGTGGCGACGACGCCGTGCGGCGCAAGGGCGTTGAGATCGCCCGGCGGCAGATACGCGAATTACTGGACCTGGGCGCACCGGGCATCCATCTGTATTCATTGAATAACGCCGATATCTGCCTGGACATCCTGGCGGGCCTCCCGGAGCTCGGAGGCTGA
- a CDS encoding FmdE family protein encodes MKKKIISARVFLVLLLFAASSSWAAGFGPEATPRMNSANSALKAAMQTLAVTPDAPGFMVLTNAGYGQADAGSTEAYLDVVAQATGRTPGTRTLLLVNTPCTEPLWFTVFRKDNQRAVFIKLTPDGFKSQPLALAPASLFKPEGWDSARKGLVGARLFSVASISLSWAEDAPWPMLKGAELHDHFCPGLNAGFMVKAYLDQNLPLGPGDAYVFVGAPPICAMDALQSAYGATMGKHGAYSVLSAKAADKRAKDGVAPTLIAMRVNKKKDTCEGVFIGFDWAKSESFTGVTNADRTPPGGKSNPLFFISRVKMSWKLAQMDMQDKLACIKALGRFSGPAALAGKVAGAGADPYALALSD; translated from the coding sequence ATGAAAAAGAAAATCATCTCCGCACGAGTGTTCCTTGTCCTGCTCCTGTTCGCGGCCTCTTCATCCTGGGCCGCCGGATTCGGCCCGGAAGCGACGCCGCGCATGAACTCGGCGAATTCGGCCCTGAAAGCGGCCATGCAAACCCTGGCCGTGACGCCGGACGCGCCTGGATTCATGGTCCTGACCAACGCGGGCTACGGCCAGGCCGACGCGGGGTCCACCGAGGCGTACCTGGACGTGGTCGCGCAGGCCACGGGCCGGACGCCGGGCACTCGGACCCTGCTCCTGGTGAACACCCCGTGCACCGAACCGCTCTGGTTTACGGTCTTCCGCAAGGACAACCAGCGGGCCGTGTTCATCAAGCTCACCCCCGACGGATTCAAGAGCCAGCCCCTGGCCCTGGCCCCGGCCTCCCTCTTCAAGCCCGAGGGCTGGGACTCAGCGCGCAAGGGACTGGTCGGCGCCCGCCTGTTCTCCGTGGCTTCCATCTCCCTGTCCTGGGCCGAGGACGCCCCGTGGCCCATGCTCAAGGGGGCGGAACTGCACGACCATTTCTGCCCCGGACTGAACGCCGGGTTCATGGTCAAGGCCTACCTCGACCAAAACCTGCCGCTGGGACCGGGCGATGCCTATGTATTCGTGGGCGCGCCGCCCATCTGCGCCATGGACGCCCTGCAATCCGCCTATGGCGCAACAATGGGCAAACACGGGGCCTACTCCGTGCTCTCGGCAAAGGCGGCCGACAAACGAGCCAAGGACGGTGTGGCCCCGACGCTCATCGCCATGCGCGTGAACAAGAAAAAGGACACCTGTGAGGGCGTGTTTATCGGCTTCGACTGGGCCAAGTCCGAATCGTTCACCGGCGTGACCAACGCGGACCGCACTCCGCCCGGCGGCAAGAGCAACCCGTTGTTCTTTATCTCCCGCGTCAAGATGTCCTGGAAACTCGCCCAGATGGACATGCAGGACAAGCTGGCCTGCATCAAAGCCCTCGGCCGCTTCAGCGGTCCCGCCGCGCTGGCGGGCAAGGTGGCGGGCGCCGGGGCCGACCCCTATGCCCTCGCCCTGTCCGATTAG
- a CDS encoding PEP-CTERM sorting domain-containing protein, giving the protein MHINEELKGENVGDIMKRLIVIALFAISLLQAPYAFACVITSTDPSFNGYYGGDFYGGNSYGGGSYGGYYGDGGYYGGGSHGGYGDGGYYGGGSHGGGYGDGGYYGGGSHGGGYGDGGYYGGGSHGGGYGDGGYYGGGYDFPWGGGGCCWDDTPCNPPTTITQTPEPSTFLLLGFGGLGLLLYGRRRKRSL; this is encoded by the coding sequence ATGCATATTAATGAAGAATTAAAAGGGGAAAACGTGGGAGACATCATGAAACGCCTTATCGTCATAGCACTATTCGCTATCAGCCTACTCCAAGCACCCTATGCATTTGCATGCGTCATAACGAGTACTGATCCTTCCTTCAACGGCTACTACGGTGGAGATTTCTACGGCGGCAACTCCTACGGCGGCGGCAGTTACGGCGGTTACTACGGTGACGGCGGCTACTACGGCGGCGGTTCGCACGGCGGCTACGGTGACGGCGGCTACTACGGCGGCGGTTCGCACGGCGGCGGCTACGGTGACGGCGGCTACTACGGCGGCGGTTCGCACGGTGGCGGCTACGGTGACGGCGGCTACTACGGCGGCGGTTCGCACGGTGGCGGCTACGGTGATGGCGGTTATTACGGCGGCGGCTACGATTTTCCTTGGGGGGGCGGTGGATGCTGCTGGGATGACACCCCCTGCAACCCGCCAACCACAATAACGCAGACTCCCGAACCCTCCACCTTCCTGCTGCTCGGGTTCGGCGGACTGGGGCTGCTGCTTTATGGCCGCAGGAGAAAGCGCTCTCTCTGA
- the tpx gene encoding thiol peroxidase, which translates to MGERTGIITFKGNPLTLIGPEIKVGDTAPDFTVTANDLAPATLADFSGKVLVIASVPSLDTPVCDMETRRFNTEATALGDDVKILTVSMDLPFAQARWCGAAGIEAVQTLSDHAQASFGENWGTLIKELRLLTRAVFVVDKGGKIAYVQYLKEITEEPDYEAALKVVRELIG; encoded by the coding sequence ATGGGCGAAAGAACCGGAATCATCACGTTTAAAGGGAACCCATTAACCTTGATCGGCCCGGAAATCAAAGTCGGGGACACCGCTCCCGACTTCACCGTGACAGCCAACGACCTGGCGCCCGCCACCCTGGCAGATTTCTCTGGAAAGGTGCTCGTCATCGCCTCGGTGCCCTCCCTGGACACCCCCGTGTGCGACATGGAAACCCGCCGCTTCAACACCGAAGCGACCGCATTGGGCGACGACGTAAAAATCCTGACCGTCAGCATGGACCTGCCCTTTGCCCAGGCGCGCTGGTGCGGTGCGGCCGGGATCGAGGCCGTGCAGACCCTGTCCGACCACGCCCAGGCCTCCTTCGGCGAGAACTGGGGCACGCTCATCAAGGAACTGCGCCTGTTGACCCGCGCGGTCTTCGTGGTCGACAAGGGCGGCAAGATCGCCTACGTCCAGTACCTGAAGGAGATCACCGAGGAGCCCGACTACGAGGCCGCCCTCAAGGTGGTCCGCGAACTGATCGGATAA